AAGAGTGTTGTTAGATTCTGTTAGAGGGGTTTTATGAATCAGTTTGTGAAGTTCTCTTGTTGTATAAACGTGTGGCATGTATACTGAATGTAGAGgcccaatttagcccgggcccgaaacaaaactaaaaaaataaaaaatatatcagtCCATGTACAATGAGCCAAAATAGCCTaatttttaaaaccctaaatgaCCCATTGGGGCCCAAAACTAACAAAGAcaggaaccctagggttccgcCGCCTTCTCATGGCCATTGCTACCCATGTCTTGCGTTACAAGCACCACGCCCGAGGTCTGCCACCACCAGCTACGCCTTGCACCAAAATGGAAGCTTTCCGTCTCTGTTGACTTCACCAGGACTTGCAAACGAAACAAATGGACGAAAACAATAGCCAATAAACAGAAATGGAGACAGTAAAAACAAACAGTAGGAAAAGGTTGGATTTTCGGCTTTATAAGCCTGAAAATAACTGTGTAAAAGGGgggattttgttttttgttttcggTATAAAAATCGATTGAAAACCTttgtaacaaaaaaagagaCGGTTGAATAAAAAgagattcaatcaaaaataaaaaaaaatggtcactttttttattatttttgtttttgtttttgtttcattttctttttatttttattatttgaaatacaaaataaaacaaaaaaagaagtcTTTTTACCCTTCTGGTTGCCGCCGGAGTGTTTAGGAGGCCGAGGAGAAGCATGGGAGAGAAAAAGGGGGAACTTTTGGTCTCCCACGGCGGCGCCGGCGCTGGCTATCGGCGGTCGGTGTGGTGGCTCTCGGTCGGCCCTTGGCCGGAGAGAGGAGCAGAGAAAGAGAGGGGGAGAGCatatcagattttttttttgggtgtgAGAAGGATTAAAtgacttttttgaaaaaaattggcttttatagccaaacaaaacgatgccgttttggtCGGCGTCCTTaagccccaaaacgacgtcgttttgaccCTGGATCGGGTCGACCCGACCCACTCCGCCAAGGATACGCGTGTTTTCTAGGAAGGGATTATTTCCGTGCGCGATCCTTCTGCTTTTGCAACGTTTCGCAATTTggttctttttccttcttttcttttattttaatttagcctcataattttatttttgtttcattttagtcctgcGCAAAGTGATGCGTTTCGGAGGCGGGGTATTTACTGTTTTGGTCCCCCACTTTTGGCGCgtgttgcaatttaatcccttttattttggaattctcccagtattttcatttttatttcgatttagtccgTGTTTTagcacttttattatttagctaattagttttattttattattattattattattattattattattattgtcattattattgtatttattattattacttaccttattattatttttatttacccatttattcccttttagattttgttatataatattttttagactttataatttatatatgtatgcatattttttataatatatatacgaacatatttttaacttttgtaaatatatatatacttacatatatatatttatatgtatatttaataattttataatatgtatatagacatacattttcatattttcataactttatgtatatacacgtatatatcttctacattttatacttttattcattttctttatttatttagttatttgcatgttcattattattttaaaatgttttaattctattcgtttacttacttgcaattatatgattgatttatcttttatatttatttatttcatttcatttttatgattgttcatattattcataccTACACTATAGAATTCATTATTGCTTTGGTTACGAGTATTAGCATtgtgttttatttctattatttcgtgttagattaattttatttgatgcataaattatgatttttgaataagcaaaatctcgtgtttaaattcgagaaggtcgtaccctaatttactgggtttcgattttctcaataaatctaaatacacgaatcttttcaaactcaagttttagaCGATCTCGGGCATTAAAAAAGATCGTgtctaacttactgggcatgatcccttttctaaacccgagataattaaatatctttttaaataagtaaattttcgacatttattctcgtatcgggaattcgatacgttgtgtcctaacacattggatatgacatgtcgttttctcgatatgaggatttttctaataaattttcgacatttattctcgtatcgggaattcgagacattgtgtcgtaacttactggatatgatttttttctcgattaacgtgaaatatgcccattttcccaaaaattttcagacatttcaataaaagattgtatttttaaatctctttaaagttttcaattttcaacattaagacattaactaatcaactaggtaccaattttgggcgttacaagagtgctaatccttcctcgtacgtaaccgactcccgaactcatttttctaaattttgtggaccaaactcgttttttttaataaaattaaattgtttattaaaaacaaccacttttacgaggtgacccgatcacaccttatcaaaaaagattggtggcgactcccgttttcgttttcgttttcgttttcaaaatccaaatggaccccgttttcatccaaaaaatggtttcaacactGAACATAGTAGTTTTGATTGAAGAATAAACTCATTCATTCATGAGTTTCTAATAATGCGTATGTATATACTTGAATAAATACCAGTATTTTCCACAGGCTGTAACCATAAGGCATGTCCAAAATGTTACATCACATTCCTGATAAAACATGATATTATAtgacctatatatatatatactgcaCATGATGTGAACTGAGTTTTAATTAGAGACAGCAACATCATAATTCGTTCATTCCCACCTTTTCTATGAACTTAGCAATTGATTCCACACAACTCTACATCTGGCCCAGTAACTCTAGTGGTGAAGGGATCAATCCGCACCCACAACAAAGAGAAAATGGAGGCAAGCAGAATTGACCATACAACAACGATGGTCGGTGTCCGGTTTTGCCGTCCCATCAGACCCTTCAGGAAGGGGTAGAGATGGATGATCACCCAGAACGCAAAGAACAACTTGCCAAAGAGAGGACCCCATGATTGATAACCACTGTTGATGGCATAAGAGATTCCTGCAACAACCCCCACCAAGTTTATAATAAGGAGAGTAGTCGGTGGGATGAGAAGGGTTGTCCATTTGAACATGTAAAGTTCCGCAAAATCTCCGTCTTCATCTGATGCTTTCGAGGTAACGGTGAAGTTAGTGTCAATGCCGGCAAGAACTTTGAGAAGCCCTTGAAAAACAGCAAAAAGATGTGCAGAGACACCACCAATAACCCAAAACTGTTCGTTTCTCCACCACTCATCTATTCCAACACCACTCCACCTCATTTCTAAAATACCAGTTGCGAAgatggaaagaaagagagataTAAACCATATACTTGCAATGTTACTAATCTGCAGTCACAGCAAATCAAACAACAGAAATTAACGTAAGATTCACCCATTTGTAGCTTTCACCATAACAAAACTGTTGGGAGTTAGGGAGGCACTAATAATCTATCAAAAAGTATATGAATAAGGTCTTTTTCGAGAGAAGACTGTATCTTCACATGAATTATTTCCAGACTCATAACAGTTCAAATaacctataaaataataaaaggataccgattaaaaatacaaatttaaggTAAATGAAAATCAAGTTGAAGGTAAGCGAAGTTAGTTATATGTGCAATTAAACCAGTTAATTCTCCTCAGCAGCCAAAAGATCCCATCTAACCACTAGCCAACCTGATTTgacataaaaattcaacaactTAAACCATAAAAAGTTATCCGAACCAAAATCATAGGGACTGTATTGACATGGACCTGAATTAATTTGAACCTGAATGACCTtaagtaaaagtaaatttttcaaaataaaaaataatgaatataacatgaattattaatttatattaattactttaaattgttaattgacCGACCTTCCTAATAGAGAAGTCTATGTTAGGTGATAAGTCCATGTGCATTTTTGCAAATGAAACATTGATTATGTAGAAAAGACTAACCTGTGGGATAATGAACTTGTTAGTGAGCAGACAGACAGCAGGCAATGTGCAATACATAAGAAGAGGAATAGCGGTGACTGGGTAGATGGTAGTGTTAACATATGCAAATCGTTCAAGCCACTTCAGCCTACCACCATAACCATACCAGATAGGACAATGCCTACTAAAAAGAATTTCCACAGAACCAAGGGCCCATCGAAGCACTTGGTTGAGACGATCTGAAAGATTAATAGGAGCAGACCCTTTAAAGGCTGGGCGTTTTGGCATGCAGTAAATTGACCGCCAACCACGGGCATGCATTTTGAATCCAGTAAGAATATCTTCTGTAACAGAACCATAGATCCATCCAATCTGTAGGCAAAAGGaacatgaaagtttaagtccaCTATGGCAGATTGAAGGAGAAAGATGTTAGGAAGATTAAACAAAAATACATGCATAAATAAAGGACAAGAGACTATCCTGCACAAgcaacaaaaattgaaatttaaaatggaaTAAAAGCAAGCATTTGTCTAACTTCCCAGAACGGcaattctaaaattcaaaactcaGTTTTGAATACAGAGTCACTGATCTAGGAGCACAAAATGCACCCAAAACAAGCTTATATTCAACAGTAATTTTCTTTTGGGTTATATTatactctttcttttcttcttctaaaGCCCTAAAACAATCACTGTAAATAATTCAGTACATTATGAACATCAACTGAATAGTCATAAATCCAGATATCAATTTTACACATAAAGGAACCACACTATCTTAAGATGAGCAATAAACTTTTAGGTGCAGTGAAAAAAGGGACAAGAAGGAGAACAACTTACCTCACTTCCCCAGTCTGTTTTGTCTTCATATCCGCAGCTGATAACATGAATTGCTTCCTTAAGAAGTGTTTCTGGCGTAGCAGACTGAGGAACACCGCCATTCTCCATAAGTGTAGAGGCAACAAAAACAGCAGACTGTCCAAAACGTTGCTCCAGGCTCATTTGCGACATTAGTAGTGACTTTTCATCATCAAACCCAGCACCTAATTTCACATAAGCACAAGGTAGGATATGGAAGGGCTTTTCCTCGTTAGGCCAAAAAAGGCATGGAACTAATACATAACAATCACCACTTAAAAGACAAAAAAGTGCATTTTACCTTCAACACCCTCCTCTATATCATCTAGACTGAATACTGGTACAGTAGGATCAACAGGCTTGCCAGATTTCTTCTTGTCTGATCCCtttttacttgattttgaaCTCTTCTTCCGAGAACCCCCACAGAGTGAAGACAGCACCCCTGCCCTTTTATGCTTGGGCTTAAGTGGAGGTTCATATCCATATAATGCTGTTCTATTGAAGACACATCCCGTACCGACATAAACAGGTCCTTGAATGCCATCCAGACCCCTCAAGTTTATCTATAGTTTAACAAAGTATATAAGATGCATCAAAAGGAATTCTACTGCCAGTATGttctataaaaaattgatacaCACAAATCATTCTACATGGCTGCAGTCATCTACATGAGTGAAACATTTTGCTTACATCAAAGAAAACAGTATTTCTGTTGGCATATCGATCATTCCGATCAATACCATCAAATCTTTGTGGGAACTGAACATAACAAACTTGCTTCCCAAGGTTTGGATCCATCAGAAAACACATAGCTTCCCTTATGGCCTTGCTATTATTTATGTAGTGATCACAATCAAGATTCAACAGGAAAGGTCCATTCGTAAGAACTGCTGACACTCGAACCTGCAAGAAAGATTCATTGAAAACTAGATTGACATATGATAGACAACAAAGAATACAAATAAAGTATTATTTAAGAAGTAACTTACGAGTGCATTCATAGCACCAGCTTTCTTATGGTGTTGGAAGCCTGGACGCTTTTCACGAGAAACATAAACCAACCTTGGCAGCTCATTGCCCTCAGCATCAAGGCCCCCACTCTGGCCTAAGAAAACCTACAAATTTTACAAAACCTTATTGTAGTTATTAATGGATCCAAATTACTTATACCTCTGGCAACCCAATAAACTTCATTCTGAATAATGAAAACCATGTggataacaaaataaataagcaatAAACTTGAAAATGGAGTGGAATAACTCAAGCAGATTTGTTTTCCTCTCATGCGTCCATTAATATGCACTGTTGGAGTTTTTCCAGTCCACTTTGCCTTTGAGTGCATAGAATCATATAATCTAGAAATTAGGAACATATGCCATCCTGATTAGGGTTGGTGCATGTGTAGTGCATCTATGAATGCAAAAAATTGTCCTACCTGGATCATTCCTGGATGATCTCTGGTGTTATTACCGGGCCATGGTGTACCATCCTGCATAATCCATCCTTCTTCAGGAACTTTCTGTGCCTTTGCGACAAGCCCATTAATTCGAACTTTAAATTCTTCATATTCTCTCTGCAACAGAAACAAAGAATTGAAcatgatgaaattttgaataaggAGCAATATGGCACAACCAAGCAGACCCTTACCTTCATAGCTCTACGATCTTTAACAAAAGATGTTTGAACTTTATCCTTCAGGTAGTCAATCTTCTGTGCAAAATACCATTCTGGAGCCCGAGGTTCAATGTTATATTTCTTGCAGAAAGGTACCCATTTCCTGGCAAACTCTGATGTCTCAGACAGTGCTTCAAAGGTTAACATGGCAGCACCATCATCAGAAACATAGCAAGAGACCTTGTCAACTGGGTAGTCAACAGCAAGAATGGATAGTACAGTGTTGGCTGTCACAAGTGGAGGCTCCTTTAATGGGTCGACAGTACTCACAAATATGTCAACTGCAGCTAATTCCGACGGTTCTCCTTCTCGATCATATCTGAATTCATCCAAGGAATTGAAATCACAACAAGAAAAATCACAGGGACTGAGTTGGCACAACAGCTCAAAATATTAGCAAGGATTCATGAGATTGGCAGGAAGAAACATTCCACCTTAAGGCAAGCCTATCAAGATACGTCTCACGATTAACAGGAAGCCATTTGGGGAACTGATCCAATATCCAGGATATTGCAAACCAAATCTCACATATCACAGATATCAACCATAGAGCATAGGCATTTGGAACAGGGTTTGTTATTCGGTAGTGCAAGAAAATGCAGAGAATAACAAGACGCAGTATGATGACCATCCGATAAGGATTTATTTTAGATGAGGAAACGGAAACCTTCCTTGATAGAGGCTGTCTAGCTTCATCATTCCTGCAAATTAAGAAGCAAGAGTGCGGACAATTAAACTAGGCAAGACAGATTTATAGCAGGACTCAGATTCCACACACCAAGAATTTCACAGTGATTGCTTAAACTAGGTTTCTCCTATTTCAAAATATGTATGAATATACACACACTTATATACATTGCAGGACTCAGAAATACCATACACAAAGTACTGAAGTGTAATCAtgattcatataattttttgacTTTCCCTGGACAACTATGCACAAGAACAAAAAACCTCACAAAAGTTCTAGAAATTAAACAGATAGGAACGCACAGTAGAGAGTCATCCACGAGCACATCAGTGCTGGCATCAATATCTCCGAGACCTCTTTCAGAAGTAGCCTGGCATGTACTCATAGGAACAGTATTCTTCTCCTGCTTCATCTTCCAGCCATCAACTCTCTCCTTCCAGGCTACATTGCCTAGTCCTGATGAACCAAACTCCCTCACTGGATCCACAACCCTAATACTCGCTGCACAGGAATTACAATACTTATATCAACTACCCATAGGTACCTATCGACTAAACAATAAATTTCTGTTTGTGCAATTAATTGATCTCAGCCACATAAGGAAGAGGATTCATACATTTCCCACCAGCAACTCGAGGAGATGCCATAGAAAGCCGCTCAGGTGATGCAGCAGATAGCTCACCAGAAACCTACAATATTccaagagaaaaagaaaagttccAATCCATCATTCTATGCATGATCAATCTCACAGAAAATCACTAGCTTTTAGACAGCAAATGAATTACTTCCTGCCCACTGGTGAGCAGAGGAATATGGTTATGAGAAATTTCTTTATCATAAGTTGGAGCACCAACATCCTCCCCTCTACCATACTTTGCATTCCAGCCCTGCATCCTTTCTGCAAGTTTCTGCTTCTGCTCTTGGTTTTCTGAGTAAATGAAATCACTGGCGCCATCATCTGCATCACCACCCGTTTCTCTGTCTCCAAGAATAGCAGGACTGCCTGGAACCAGTAATAACTATAATTGGAAAACCATTGATAATTATTGGTAAAATTGAAGGATGATTTGAGTACAATAATGTGAAAATGTATTCAACATTTAGTGTTAATGAACAGATCCTACATACAACAAAATATCtcacaaatatatatttgtagaACTTTGGACCATGTGCATATCTAGTGAAACATTAATGTTCAAAGTACCTATTTGCCACTTGTATCTGGTCTTGCATTGAGGGCAAGACTGATTCCCGTCCTTCCTTTCATATTCATAACAAGGCCTGCATACAGGAAATGCACATATATTGCAAGCAATGAATGGATCACCATCTGTATTTTTGCCAACATTGTCACCACAGATTTGGCATGTCTGGCCACCAAGATTCTTCATGGGCTTGCCCTGATCAATCACAGAGTAACAATTCACACATTTAGCAACAGAAATAGACGACTTGTTAATCTAAGTATAAACATTTAAACCTAGCAAATATGTCCAACTATAAGTACTAAGAAAACAGAAAGTATAGGGAAATCATCACAAGCAGTGATAACTAGGTTGTGATTGTCATAATAAATTCAGGAAACCAATTGCAAACATGGTCAACTCGAACTCCTTAAAATCATGGAACCAAAAAGCAATAGTTTTTACTCGAGGACCTGTTGCAGGTATTTAGCTTAATTGGGATACAATTTTTAGCCAAGAAAAAATAATGGACCCATAAGtggtttaattttcttttgcctTCAATTTTTCTAATCAATAAAGCAAACAGCAAACCGGAGACAACTATGAATATTTCTTTCATTGCATACCCCAATATCTCCTTCCGATTCCATTGTCACGTGCTTCTTTCTTTATCTGAGAACAAGGGATATAACAGGTCGTCCAAATATCAATAAGACATGTGCATGCCTTTTAGATGAATGTAGCAATTCACTTCAATTAATCCTCCACTTCAAGAGTAAGTTGTTGATCGCAaatctgaaaaaataaataaataaacaatgaGAAAAGAGATTATCGTTCACTAACTAACATTTCCCATGTCTCGGAAACTATTTCCAAGAAAGTACTTTTAAtggaaaatgcaactaaatttGAAGTATCTTATTCTTAGAGATTCCACCGTTCAATATTTTCTTCAAATGTACGATAAACGCCACTTAATTGAGTTCCAACTGAAAGAGTTAACCAAAATAACCACGATCTGAGGTTTCTATCCGAAATCAGACTGAGAAAATAGAAAGAGTTAACTACTCCGATTGTAATTTCATGAGCAAAAAACGTTCTAACGAAATGCGATTACAAGTCAAACacaatatatttcaaaatattaaaacaaatccGCGAATAAACCAAGAAAACATTATCCAAAGCTAAGGCTATATAACCACAAGTTTTAGAGTGAAAACAAACATGAGAAAAAGAGTTGGACGCTTAAAAAGCGAAATCGAACTCAAAAGCGACAAATTGGCTTCAATCTCTTGCAAAAGGAGAACAAATCTAC
The Gossypium raimondii isolate GPD5lz chromosome 8, ASM2569854v1, whole genome shotgun sequence DNA segment above includes these coding regions:
- the LOC105790569 gene encoding cellulose synthase A catalytic subunit 3 [UDP-forming], which codes for MESEGDIGGKPMKNLGGQTCQICGDNVGKNTDGDPFIACNICAFPVCRPCYEYERKDGNQSCPQCKTRYKWQIGSPAILGDRETGGDADDGASDFIYSENQEQKQKLAERMQGWNAKYGRGEDVGAPTYDKEISHNHIPLLTSGQEVSGELSAASPERLSMASPRVAGGKSSIRVVDPVREFGSSGLGNVAWKERVDGWKMKQEKNTVPMSTCQATSERGLGDIDASTDVLVDDSLLNDEARQPLSRKVSVSSSKINPYRMVIILRLVILCIFLHYRITNPVPNAYALWLISVICEIWFAISWILDQFPKWLPVNRETYLDRLALRYDREGEPSELAAVDIFVSTVDPLKEPPLVTANTVLSILAVDYPVDKVSCYVSDDGAAMLTFEALSETSEFARKWVPFCKKYNIEPRAPEWYFAQKIDYLKDKVQTSFVKDRRAMKREYEEFKVRINGLVAKAQKVPEEGWIMQDGTPWPGNNTRDHPGMIQVFLGQSGGLDAEGNELPRLVYVSREKRPGFQHHKKAGAMNALVRVSAVLTNGPFLLNLDCDHYINNSKAIREAMCFLMDPNLGKQVCYVQFPQRFDGIDRNDRYANRNTVFFDINLRGLDGIQGPVYVGTGCVFNRTALYGYEPPLKPKHKRAGVLSSLCGGSRKKSSKSSKKGSDKKKSGKPVDPTVPVFSLDDIEEGVEGAGFDDEKSLLMSQMSLEQRFGQSAVFVASTLMENGGVPQSATPETLLKEAIHVISCGYEDKTDWGSEIGWIYGSVTEDILTGFKMHARGWRSIYCMPKRPAFKGSAPINLSDRLNQVLRWALGSVEILFSRHCPIWYGYGGRLKWLERFAYVNTTIYPVTAIPLLMYCTLPAVCLLTNKFIIPQISNIASIWFISLFLSIFATGILEMRWSGVGIDEWWRNEQFWVIGGVSAHLFAVFQGLLKVLAGIDTNFTVTSKASDEDGDFAELYMFKWTTLLIPPTTLLIINLVGVVAGISYAINSGYQSWGPLFGKLFFAFWVIIHLYPFLKGLMGRQNRTPTIVVVWSILLASIFSLLWVRIDPFTTRVTGPDVELCGINC